A region from the Pempheris klunzingeri isolate RE-2024b chromosome 17, fPemKlu1.hap1, whole genome shotgun sequence genome encodes:
- the map3k3 gene encoding mitogen-activated protein kinase kinase kinase 3, with protein MNERQALHSIMKDLVALQMTRRQPVLSYDSGKPKTPAQANRQDDVRIKFEFSGERRILMFGRPVQFEEIQQKVKTVFGQQLDLHYMNSELSIPLRDQDDLDKAIDLLDRSSNMKSIRILLLTQEHSNASSPSHHVPCKQVRIKSSQSTGDVSTAYQSSEPRGRHLSTGSQNTGRSSPPPGYVPERQQRIARQGSYTSINSEGEFIPETSDQCVLDPWSSAENSVSGSCQSLDSNSDSPSLRKSRMHRAKSYPDNRQDCPDRENHVYDRVAGKGGTYPRRYHVSLHHKDHSEGRRTFPRIRRPQGNLFTLVPSRRSLNGSEESLGSWQLVDAQGRLRPQDRSVAHKSPSAPMTWRRGKLLGQGAFGRVYLCYDVDTGRELAAKQVQFDPESPETSKEVSALECEIQLLKNLHHERIVQYYGCLRDHNEKTLTIFMEYMPGGSVKDQLKAYGALTENVTRKYTRQILEGMSYLHSNMIVHRDIKGANILRDSAGNVKLGDFGASKRLQTICMSGTGIRSVTGTPYWMSPEVISGEGYGRKADVWSLGCTVVEMLTEKPPWAEYEAMAAIFKIATQPTNPLLPLHTSDQARDFISCIFVEAKHRPSAEELLRHPFSQILC; from the exons gaCGATGTTAGGATAAAGTTTGAGTTCTCAGGCGAAAGGAG GATCCTGATGTTTGGACGTCCTGTACAGTTTGAGGAAATCCAACAGAAAGTCAAGACTGTCTTTGGCCAGCAGCTAGACCTGCATTATATGAACAGTGAG TTGTCCATCCCTCTGCGAGATCAGGATGACCTGGACAAGGCAATCGACCTTCTGGACCGAAGCTCCAACATGAAGAGCATCAGGATCCTGCTGCTCACTCAGGAGCACAGCaat gcctcctctccttctcaccACGTGCCGTGTAAGCAGGTGAGGATCAAGTCCTCCCAGTCCACTGGAGACGTTAGCACGGCGTACCAATCCTCCGAGCCCAGGGGGCGCCACCTATCAACTG GTTCTCAGAACACGGGGCGTAGCTCGCCGCCTCCTGGCTACGTGCCTGAACGCCAACAGAGGATTGCCCGCCAGGGTTCATACACCAGCATAAACAGTGAGGGGGAGTTCATCCCCGAGACCAGTGATCAGTGT GTGCTGGATCCCTGGAGCAGTGCAGAAAACTCTGTCTCTGGAAGCTGTCAGTCTCTGGACAGCAACtcagacag CCCCTCTCTGAGGAAGTCTCGCATGCACAGAGCCAAGAGTTATCCTGATAATCGTCAGGACTGCCCAG ACCGAGAGAATCATGTGTATGACAGGGTAGCAGGGAAAGGAGGCACCTATCCTCGTAGGTACCATGTCTCCCTGCATCATAAGGACCACAGTGAAG GCCGTCGAACGTTTCCGCGGATTCGTCGCCCTCAGGGGAACCTGTTCACTCTGGTGCCCTCGCGCCGGTCGCTCAACGGCAGCGAGGAGAGTCTGGGAAGCTGGCAGCTGGTCGACGCTCAGGGCAGGCTGCGTCCCCAAGATCGGTCTGTCGCACATAAGT caCCCAGTGCTCCGATGACTTGGCGGCGGGGGAAGCTTCTGGGCCAGGGGGCGTTTGGTCGGGTTTACCTGTGTTACGATGTGGATACTGGGAGGGAGCTGGCTGCCAAACAAGTCCAGTTTGATCCTGAGAGTCCTGAGACGAGCAAG GAGGTCAGCGCTTTGGAGTGCGAAATCCAGTTGCTGAAAAATCTGCATCACGAGCGCATTGTTCAGTACTATGGCTGTCTGAGGGACCACAATGAGAAGACCCTCACTATTTTCATGGAGTACATGCCGGGG GGTTCAGTCAAAGACCAACTAAAGGCCTATGGGGCGCTGACAGAAAATGTGACCCGGAAGTACACAAGGCAGATCCTCGAGGGCATGTCCTATCTGCACAGCAACATGATCGTGCACAGGGACATCAAAG GTGCCAACATCCTGCGGGATTCAGCGGGCAACGTGAAGCTCGGAGATTTTGGAGCCAGTAAGAGGCTTCAGACCATCTGCATGTCTGGCACCGGCATCCGCTCTGTGACCGGCACCCCCTACTGGATGAGCCCGGAGGTGATCAGTGGAGAGGGCTACGGCAGGAAGGCTGATGTCTG GAGTCTTGGTTGTACGGTGGTGGAGATGCTTACAGAAAAGCCTCCATGGGCTGAATACGAGGCTATGGCGGCCATATTCAAGATCGCCACCCAGCCCACCAACCCACTGCTACCTTTGCACACCTCCGACCAGGCACGGGACTTCATTAGCTGCATTTTTGTGGAGGCCAAACACAGGCCCAGTGCTGAGGAGCTGCTCAGACATCCCTTCTCCCAGATTCTGTGCTGA
- the gfap gene encoding glial fibrillary acidic protein: protein MESQRYQSSYRKRFGPQGSSSTGIRVGSHSSSRLSWHGTPRNFTHSSPISRLSLGSTNTALLLGSPVDRLDFSADSMMKAQYKETRTNEKMEMMGLNDRFASYIEKVRLLEQQNKLLVAELNQMKGREPSRLGDIYQEELRELRRQVDGLSAGKARLEIERDNLATDLTTLKQRLQDEIGLRQDAENNLNSFRQDVDEASLNRVQLERRIDAQQDEINFLKKTHDEELRELQEQIMAQQVHVDLDVSKPDLTAALRDIRVQYETMATSNMQETEEWYRSKFADLTDAANRNNEALRQAKQEANEYRRQIQVVNCDLEAMRGTNESLERQLREMEDRFTMETTGYQDTVNHLEEEIQALKEEMARHLQEYQDLLNVKLALDIEIATYRKLLEGEESRITIPVQSFSNLQFRETNLDTKTPEAHVKRSILVRTVETRDGEIIKESTTEHKDLP, encoded by the exons ATGGAGAGTCAAAGATACCAGTCCTCATACAGGAAGCGTTTTGGGCCTCAGGGCTCAAGCAGCACAGGGATCAGGGTTGGGAGTCATTCTTCCAGCCGCCTCTCCTGGCATGGCACCCCTCGCAACTTTACCCACTCTAGCCCAATATCCCGGCTCTCCTTGGGCTCAACCAACACGGCCCTGCTCCTGGGGAGCCCTGTGGACCGTCTGGACTTCTCAGCTGACTCCATGATGAAGGCCCAGTACAAGGAGACACGCACCAATGAGAAGATGGAGATGATGGGCCTGAATGACCGTTTTGCTAGCTACATAGAGAAGGTGCGCCTGTTGGAGCAACAGAACAAACTGTTGGTGGCTGAGTTGAACCAGATGAAGGGAAGGGAGCCCAGCCGCCTGGGGGACATCtaccaggaggagctgagagagcTGCGCAGGCAGGTAGACGGCCTCAGTGCTGGCAAAGCTCGGCTGGAGATAGAGAGGGACAACCTGGCTACAGATCTGACTACGCTCAAGCAGAG GTTGCAAGATGAGATTGGCCTCCGACAGGATGCAGAGAACAATTTGAATTCCTTCAGACAG GATGTGGATGAGGCGTCTTTAAATCGTGTTCAGTTAGAGAGGAGGATCGATGCCCAGCAGGATGAGATCAACTTCCTTAAGAAGACTCATGATGAG gagCTGCGTGAGTTACAGGAGCAGATCATGGCCCAGCAGGTGCATGTTGACCTGGATGTGTCCAAACCAGACCTGACTGCTGCTCTGAGAGACATCAGGGTCCAGTATGAAACCATGGCAACTTCAAACATGCAGGAGACTGAGGAGTGGTACCGATCCAAG TTTGCTGACCTGACAGACGCAGCCAATCGAAACAATGAAGCCCTGCGTCAGGCCAAACAGGAGGCCAATGAATACCGCCGTCAGATCCAAGTGGTGAATTGTGATCTTGAAGCTATGCGCGGGACA AACGAGTCTCTGGAACGCCAGCTCCGGGAGATGGAGGACCGCTTCACCATGGAGACTACTGGTTACCAGGATACAGTGAAccatctggaggaggagatccAGGCGCTGAAGGAAGAGATGGCGAGACACCTGCAGGAGTACCAGGACCTTCTCAACGTCAAGCTAGCCCTGGACATCGAGATCGCCACCTacaggaagctgctggagggagaggagagcag GATCACCATCCCAGTTCAGAGCTTTTCCAACCTGCAGTTTAGAG AAACCAATCTGGACACTAAAACCCCAGAGGCCCATGTGAAGAGAAGCATTCTGGTTCGAACTGTGGAGACCAGAGATGGGGAG